GTAGCCACGGAGCTGCAGAACCATCTGCATGTGGCCGAAACCGCGTTCGCCTCCTCGGCCACCTGGATGGCGCGGCGTGTCGGCAGCGCTGCCGCAGTTCACGACAATCTGATTACGGTGAACGGCTTGAGTCTGAACATCAATCACGAGTGCACCGGCGTCTTCGTGCTCTTCGTGCTGGCCAGCTTCATCGGTGCCTATCCGGCACGAATGAGCGCCAAGGTGGTCGGGATTGTGATCGGCGTCTCGATGCTCTCTCTGATCAACATGATCCGGATTGCCACCCTGGTGCGTGTGGTGGAGTTTTATCCCAATCTGTTCGTGTACTTTCATGAATACGTGTGGCAGGGAGCCTTCCTCATGCTGGTGACTCTGTACGCGGTCAGCTGGGTCGAGTGGGTACGCCGGTGAAGGGGCGGTTTGCTGCGAAGTTTTTGCTGGCCTTTGCCGCGCTGCTAGTGCTGTGGTGGTGGGTGGACTTCGCCGATCTTTACCGCATCGCGGTGTTGAGGACCGTGCAGCTGTTGAGCCCCGTCGTCAACGGCTGGTGGTTGGAGTTTGACCGTCCGAATCCTGTCGGCGACGTTGTCTTCCGCGCGGGGAAGCAGCAGCTCGCCATGCTGTTGCAGTTGCCGGCCCTGTCGATGGGGCTCGTGCCCCTGCTGTCATTGATACTGGCGACGCCCGGTTTCGGCCTCAGGCAGGCGGCGATCCGTAGCGGGCTCGGCGCGGTGCTGTACTTCACCCTCGATGTCGCGGTGATCCTCGCATACCCCTTCATCATGGACCGGCCGAACATCGTCAAGGACACGCTGGGTGTCTTCACTGGCTTGATGGCGTTTGTGGTTGCGCCGCTGGGGCTCTGGTTCGCACTTACCTATTCGGCCTTGCGCCCGCTGTGGGAGTTCACCCCGAGACGGCAGGACTCGCGAGGCAGCGTCTCGGACCCTATCAAGCACCGCTAGCCCTGGGCCAGGCGGCCGTGATCGCCATTTACTAATCAGGAGCAGAGTGTCAGAGCTTGGAGGCGCCGACCAGGCTGAGCACGTCGTTGCACCCGTCTTCAATCATTGAGGCGCGTGCATCGCGCATCAGCTTTTCGACCGGGTACTCGCGGCTGAGCCCGTTCCCGCCAAAGATCTGTATGGCGCTGCTGGCCACCTCAAAGGCGGTGCTGGTGCCGAACACCTTCGACGCAATCGAGTACTGCACCTGCGGTGGGTTGGTGCCGTTATACAGCATGACCCGCCATGCCAGTGAGCGCGCCGCTTCCACCTGCATGAACATTTTGAACAGCCGCGCTTTCACGCTTTGGTGTTCGAAGATTGGGAGACCCCCCTGGACTCGCTCCTTGGCGTAGGCCAGTGCATGCTCCAACGCCGCGCGCGCGAGACCCACGAACAGGGCGCCCATCGAGGCGTTGGCGAGGGCCAGCACGGCCTCCACGACCATGGCATACGCATCCGCCCCGACCACCATGTAGTCGGAAGGGATGCGGACGTCGTCGAAGAAAATCTCACCCTGATTGAGGGCGCGCTGCCCCAATTTGTCGAGCGGCTTGCCGCGGGAGACGCCAGGAAGATCGAGAGGGATGAGGCACACACCGCCACCCATGAACCCTTGTTTGGGCTCGATCGTGCAGAACAGCGTCGCCACGTTGGCGATGGTACCGTTTGAGACCCACGCCGATTTCTGGCCGGAGATGATGTAATGGTCCCCGTCGCGGCGCCCGATGCAATTGGGCTTGAGCTTCGGATCGGCGAAATGACGCTCCGTCACGGTCAGGGAATCGCTCCCATGATCGGGTTCCGTTATCGCCCAACATCCGATCTCGCGGTTGTCCGGCCCGCCGAACCGTTCGATGAGTGCCGGTCGCCCAGACATTTGCGAGAACAAGTGGTGGAAGCCGGAGACGCCGAGGCTGATGGCGAGCCCGGAATCGCCCCAGCCGAGTTCCTCGTTGATCAGAAAGCGTATGCGTGCCTGCTCCATTGGTGATAGGTCACCGCTTCCCGTCTCGAGCACACCGAGGTGGAGGTCGAAGTATTTCTTGAACACATCCCACAGGACGGAGTCCGGTGCGATGACGGCAGCGGGGTCCGGTAAACGGTCAAGCGCCGCTCCGGTGGGACGCATTACCTCTAGTGCGAAACGGCGGGCCGTATCGCGAATCTCGCGCTCCTGATCCGTGAGGCTTGTTTCGAGATCAACCAATGGCATCGGGAACCTCCTCTGCGTTCGTTCCTGGCACTACCGCTCAATTCCAGGGCAGCGAGCAATATCCTACCGACCGGTAGGACGGGATGACCGATGTCATCATTCAAGCTGACTGGCGAGAAAAACTGCGGCCGCGTGGCGGTGCGAGGTGAGGTGAGACCCGAGCCGGAGCAGCTTGGTGAAGTCCAGCGCCGTCACACCTCCGTCGACTCTCCAGGCTTGAGGTCGATGATCTGGAGCCCTGGGATGTCGGCGGTCGCCTGCCGCAGTGCCGCCGGCGTGCCGGTGAGCGCTGGGAAGGTGCCGTGGTGCATGGGGACGACGCGTTTGATGCCGAGGAGCTTGATCGGCTCCGGCTTCGGTGGCCCCAGCGGTGCGGTCGACATCTCAAGGCAAATCCAGCAGAAACGCGGACCAGTAATCGCTGAACGCTACCTGTCCGGCCGTACCCACGAGCCTCCTGTTGTCAGCGGCGATGCCCGTCACATCGGCCGGGGCCCCGGTCGTCGCGAAGGCATCGCGGTGTTCGGCTCCTCCTGCTTGGCCCTGACTGCCTCCTTGAACTGTCCACCGTCAAGGGCGTGCAGCTGGAGTTGCTCTTCGCTCGCGGCCGAGCTGAGACTCCATGTGCTTGAGGACGAAGCGCATCGCCGCGGGCTCCACTTTGGCCGGTCCCGTGAAAGCCTGGTCGAGGGCGGCGACCACGAAGAGATTGAGGAGGATCATGCCCGCGAAGAAGGCCGTCATGAACGCCTGCCGCCCGAGATGATCGAGGCCGAAAAAGAAGCTGAAGCCCACCGTGAGCATTCCCCCGGCGATGAGCGTGAACCAGATCAGGCCGTTCAGCTGGCCCTGGCCAAAAATGAGGCGCCGGCGGTGGCCGTTACTGACGTCGTCCATCCCTCCCAGGACGGCCGCGTAGAGGGCCTTGTCCCGCTCGGTCGCCGGATTCATGGACGAGACCAGGTCCCACAGGTGTTGGTAGGCCTGCCGCGTTCTGGGGCCCTCCTCGCCGGAGGGAATGCACGCCCACTCTTCCTCGATGACCAGGCGCCCGTACTCGATGACGGTTCTTCGGAACTCGTCCCTTTCGGGAACATCGAGGCCTTGGGCGATCCGAAACGTGTCGTTGAGGCTGTTTGCTTCCGCGTCGGCCACGGCCTGGGCCTCGTGGTAGCGTTGCCACGCCGTGACGACGGCGAATGCGATAAGGACAGCATACAGCGTTCCCATGATCTGCAAGACGTAGCCAGCCAAGTCCTTGTGCTCCTCGCGGAAGTGGAGCCCGGCCAGTTTCCGGGCCGCAAAGATTCCCACGAGGCAGAGGGCCAGCCCACCCCCTATGATCGACACAGCAAGCGCGTAGATGGACATCTGTAGTCTCCTCCCGAGCGGCACCTCTATCTTGCGGGTTCGGCGCCGAGTTGCCCGGCTCCCTTTCCGAAAGCCGGAATGCCAAAGCAGATCAGAAGGGACACCACGCAGGCGCAAGCCCCGAAGAGATAGGCGTCGCTGAACCCGGGCACCCAGCGTGCCGCCTCCGGCGCGAGCGCAGCGGCCTTTCCCGGGGCGGTTCCCCCCTCTGAACGGGCGTCACACCTCCGTCGACTCTCCAGGCTTGAGGTCGATGATCTGGAGCCCTGGGATGTCGGCGGTCGCCTGCCGCAGTGCTGCCGGCGTGCCGGTGAGCGCTGGGAAGGTGCTGTGGTGCATGGGGACGACGCGTTTGGTGCCGAGGAGCTTGATCGCCAGAGCCGCTTCGCGGGGCCCCATGGTGTAGAGGTCTCCGATCGGGAGGAGGGCGATATCCGGCTTGTACAGCTCGCTGATCAGCTTCATATCGCCGAACACATTCGTGTCGCCGGCGTGATAGATCCGCGTCCCATTCTCGAACTCGATGACATAGCCGCACGGGTCGCCGCCGTAGATGATTTGGCCTTCGTCGAGGATGCCGCAGGAGTGATCCGCATACACCATGGTCGCGGAGATGCCGGGTGCGATCTCAACGGTGCCGCCCTTGTTCATCCCGACGCAATTCTCGACGCCTTTGCGCCCGAGCCACGCGGTGGTTTCGTAAATGGCCACCACGGCTCCTGGCTTGACCGCGCGCGCGATTTCCACCGCATCGCCGATGTGGTCGAAATGGCCGTGGGTGATGAGGATGGCGTCGAGCGGTCGGTTCTCTTTCTCCGCATCGGGGCAGGCAGGATTGTTCCGCACCCACGGATCAATCAGCAGGGTTTTGCCTTTTGCACTGTGGATGCGGAAGGTGGAGTGCCCAAGCCAGGTAATTCGAATCGCAGGCTGTGCCACGGTGGTCTCCTTTCCCACTCTACCAGGACACCCGATCGCAGCGCTAGGTGTCGGACGATGATGACGTGTCGGTCGATCTTCAATTCGTCACAGAGGTCCAGCACTTCAAGGGTGCGATCCGGTGCTTCCACCCCGACGTCTGCAGGGTCCGCTCCTGCCCGTCGAGTATTTGTTCCTTGACCTGACGCTAGGCCCGCTGCACCTCGACGGTGGTGCCGCGCGGCCCGTGACTGGGGGCGTAGCTGAACAGCCGGTAGTGTAGGTGGCCGTAGCCCCCGGAGATATGCTGTGGCTTCCACGGCGATGGGACCGCCTCTTGGCTCTGCATCCAGTCCTTGAACTGATGATTCTCCCACGCGTGGTAAATGACCACCTGGCCCGGCTGCAACTGCGGACTGGGTTTGACGTGGATGTGGAAGGAGCCAACGTCGTTGAAGACCCGGACGTAATCGTGATCATTGAGGTCCCGGGCCTTGGCGTCGTTGACGTTCATGTACATGACGGGCTCGCCGCGTTGGAGGCGGAGCATGTGGCGTTGGTCGCGCCAGATCCCGTGAATCGACCAGCGCGTATGGCCGCCGGTCAACCGCAGCGGATAGTTGCCTCCGGCGGGCGGCGGTTCTTTGTGTACCGGAAGGGCCTCGCCGGTCTCCATGTACCAGGGATGCTCGAGCAGAAACTGTTGCCGTCCGGAGAGCGTCGGCCAAGGCTCTTTCTTTTCCACAAACCACTGCTGCGGGTACACCGTGTTGCCGGGCTCGAAGTCGCTGCAGATGGCGTTGTGCGGACCGTAGCGGCCGATGGCCTGGATCGGCAGGGCGCCGAGTTCCTTCGCGTCCTTCCAGGTGTAGCCCTGTGTCACCGAGGAGTTCTGGATCATGTGATCCATCACTGCTTCTTCGTTGTCGGCTTTCATCAAGCCGTCCATGACGTACTTCTCGAAGAAGTTGGCGTAGTCGCGTTCGATGCCGTAGTGATCCTTGA
The Candidatus Binatia bacterium DNA segment above includes these coding regions:
- a CDS encoding archaeosortase/exosortase family protein, which translates into the protein MKSPLLRFTLIFFGSLLGFSVLSVATELQNHLHVAETAFASSATWMARRVGSAAAVHDNLITVNGLSLNINHECTGVFVLFVLASFIGAYPARMSAKVVGIVIGVSMLSLINMIRIATLVRVVEFYPNLFVYFHEYVWQGAFLMLVTLYAVSWVEWVRR
- a CDS encoding acyl-CoA dehydrogenase family protein — its product is MPLVDLETSLTDQEREIRDTARRFALEVMRPTGAALDRLPDPAAVIAPDSVLWDVFKKYFDLHLGVLETGSGDLSPMEQARIRFLINEELGWGDSGLAISLGVSGFHHLFSQMSGRPALIERFGGPDNREIGCWAITEPDHGSDSLTVTERHFADPKLKPNCIGRRDGDHYIISGQKSAWVSNGTIANVATLFCTIEPKQGFMGGGVCLIPLDLPGVSRGKPLDKLGQRALNQGEIFFDDVRIPSDYMVVGADAYAMVVEAVLALANASMGALFVGLARAALEHALAYAKERVQGGLPIFEHQSVKARLFKMFMQVEAARSLAWRVMLYNGTNPPQVQYSIASKVFGTSTAFEVASSAIQIFGGNGLSREYPVEKLMRDARASMIEDGCNDVLSLVGASKL
- a CDS encoding metal-dependent hydrolase, whose amino-acid sequence is MAQPAIRITWLGHSTFRIHSAKGKTLLIDPWVRNNPACPDAEKENRPLDAILITHGHFDHIGDAVEIARAVKPGAVVAIYETTAWLGRKGVENCVGMNKGGTVEIAPGISATMVYADHSCGILDEGQIIYGGDPCGYVIEFENGTRIYHAGDTNVFGDMKLISELYKPDIALLPIGDLYTMGPREAALAIKLLGTKRVVPMHHSTFPALTGTPAALRQATADIPGLQIIDLKPGESTEV